In Primulina huaijiensis isolate GDHJ02 unplaced genomic scaffold, ASM1229523v2 scaffold20025, whole genome shotgun sequence, the following are encoded in one genomic region:
- the LOC140966102 gene encoding serine/threonine protein phosphatase 2A 59 kDa regulatory subunit B' zeta isoform-like has protein sequence MGPSRSFSNGTNVPTNSNHVKVLSFDASPTLVNYAAACEGLPSLRDILSSERENILITKLRMCSIVFDFTDPTTHVNEKDVKRRMLLELVDYISSVNSKFSEVSMQEMTKMVSTNLFRALPLFDHDVKLPGGVYDPEEEEPKLDPSWGHLQVVYEFLLRFVVSSQTDAKMAKRYIDRSFVLRLLDLFDSEDQREREYLKTILHRVYGKFMVHRPFIRKSINNIFYNFIFEIEKHNGIAELLEILGSIINGFALPLKEEHKLFLVRALIPLHKPKCMSIYHQQLSYCIIQFLEKDCKLADTVIHGLLKYWPLTNSSKEVMFLSELEEIMEATQAAEFQYCMVSLFRQIGFCLISSHFQVAERALLLWNSDHIRNLITLNHRVILPIILPSLEKNANNHWNQAIQSLTLNVRSVFTDVDPSHFEDCLAKFKEDEIEKKETLKRRESIWRALENVASSTAVSGEAILLSKFQSSVGIATTTSSETVVGG, from the exons aTGGGTCCTTCTCGATCTTTTAGCAATGGGACAAATGTCCCAACAAACTCAAACCATGTCAAAGTATTGAGCTTTGATGCCAGCCCCACATTGGTGAATTATGCAGCCGCTTGTGAAGGGTTGCCTAGCTTGCGAGACATCCTGAGCTCAGAAAGAGAGAATATTCTTATAACAAAGTTGAGAATGTGTTctatagtatttgatttcacagaCCCCACTACACACGTGAATGAGAAAGATGTTAAGAGGCGGATGCTGCTTGAGTTGGTTGATTACATTTCATCAGTGAATTCAAAGTTCAGTGAGGTTTCCATGCAGGAAATGACAAAGATGGTCTCAACTAATCTGTTTAGAGCGTTACCTTTATTCGATCATGACGTTAAACTGCCAGGTGGTGTGTATGATCCAGAAGAGGAAGAGCCGAAGTTGGATCCTTCGTGGGGACATCTCCAGGTTGTGTATGAGTTCCTATTGAGATTTGTCGTTTCGTCACAAACTGATGCTAAGATGGCCAAAAGATACATTGACCGTTCTTTTGTGCTGAGGTTGCTCGACCTGTTTGATTCAGAGGATCAAAGGGAGCGGGAATACTTGAAGACTATTCTACATCGTGTATATGGGAAGTTTATGGTGCATAGACCTTTTATCAGgaaatcaatcaataatatatTCTATAATTTTATCTTTGAGATAGAGAAGCATAACGGCATTGCAGAATTGCTGGAGATATTGGGAAGCATAATTAATGGGTTTGCTTTACCTCTAAAGGAAGAGCATAAGCTTTTTCTTGTGCGGGCACTGATTCCCCTTCATAAACCAAAGTGCATGTCTATCTACCATCAGCAGCTGTCTTATTGTATCATTCAATTTTTGGAGAAAGATTGCAAGCTGGCTGATACGGTCATCCATGGTCTTTTAAAGTACTGGCCTTTAACCAATAGTTCCAAGGAGGTAATGTTTTTAAGTGAATTGGAGGAAATCATGGAAGCAACACAAGCTGCTGAATTTCAGTACTGCATGGTCTCTTTGTTCCGTCAAATTGGCTTCTGTCTCATCAGCTCACATTTTCAG GTAGCTGAACGTGCTCTCCTGCTATGGAATAGTGACCACATAAGGAATCTAATTACTCTAAACCACAGAGTAATACTCCCTATTATACTCCCTTCGCTAGAGAAGAACGCAAACAATCACTGGAATCAGGCTATTCAGAGCCTAACTCTTAATGTACGAAGTGTGTTTACTGATGTTGATCCATCACACTTTGAGGATTGCTTAGCAAAATTCAAAGAAGACGAGATCGAGAAAAAGGAAACACTGAAAAGACGAGAATCAATATGGAGGGCATTAGAAAATGTGGCTTCCTCTACTGCTGTGAGTGGTGAGGCTATCCTTTTATCTAAGTTCCAATCTTCTGTTGGCATAGCTACCACGACTAGTTCCGAAACAGTAGTGGGTGGTTGA
- the LOC140966031 gene encoding uncharacterized protein: MFLTKKEERSQGEMSFLAGRLASIEGAYFLQESKQTVTRFLQNQKNTKLPKPIGENNEAGASSSITNETTADVLPEVLRHSLPPKIFQSSLDNSNSSSLSTASKWVLQSNPKSGRVSVVSADALNPLRAYVSLPQVTFGPKRWQLPSMESSIVPSTANDLRHDKYTPVNPEKLKAAAAGLSQIGSAFAIATAIVFGSGVLIFGVAASKLEVHNTDDLRTKGKDFFQPRFETIREQLSPFRTWTEDMSKKWHLEREESFKERPLMKELSRTLGSKTAT, translated from the exons ATGTTTTTGACCAAGAAAGAAGAAAGATCGCAGGGAGAGATGAGTTTCCTCGCGGGGAGATTAGCAAGCATAGAGGGCGCTTATTTCTTGCAAGAATCCAAACAAACCGTAACTCGATTCCTTCAAAACCAAAAAAACACCAAATTACCTAAACCAATCGGAGAAAACAATGAAGCTGGCGCATCATCATCCATAACAAATGAAACTACAGCTGATGTTCTTCCTGAGGTTTTGAGGCACTCTCTACCGCCAAAGATTTTCCAATCTTCGCTGGATAATTCGAATTCTTCTTCCTTATCCACAGCCTCGAAATGGGTCCTGCAATCGAACCCGAAAAGTGGCAGGGTTTCAGTTGTGTCCGCTGACGCGCTTAATCCTCTCAGGGCTTATGTTTCTCTTCCCCAGGTCACGTTTGGACCTAAAAG GTGGCAGCTGCCTAGTATGGAAAGCTCGATTGTACCATCAACAGCTAATGACTTAAGACATGACAAGTACACCCCTGTCAATCCCGAGAAGTTGAAGGCTGCAGCTGCAGGGCTTTCTCAAA TCGGATCAGCTTTTGCAATCGCCACCGCAATTGTATTTGGCAGCGGTGTCTTGATCTTTGGGGTGGCAGCATCCAAACTGGAGGTGCACAAT ACTGATGACCTGCGGACTAAAGGGAAGGATTTCTTCCAACCAAGATTTGAAACGATTAGGGAGCAGTTGTCCCCATTCCGAACTTGG ACCGAAGACATGTCAAAGAAATGGCATTTGGAAAGGGAAGAATCCTTCAAAGAGAGACCTCTGATGAAAGAGCTGTCTAGGACACTCGGTTCCAAGACGGCCACTTGA
- the LOC140966034 gene encoding uncharacterized protein: MAMRTGVVKAALAIMAVCLAGYIVVPPLYWHLKEGIAAVSHSSSQNCPLCDCDCDFQPLLSISQGLNNASFSDCAKHDPEVNEDTQKNFAELLSEELKTREAESLENQRRADMALLEAKKMTSQYQKEADKCNSGMETCEEAREKAEAALLNQKQVTAMWELRARQKGWSESQSQSLR, encoded by the exons ATGGCAATGAGAACTGGGGTTGTGAAGGCAGCTCTCGCGATAATGGCAGTATGCTTGGCCGGATACATTGTGGTGCCGCCTCTGTATTGGCACTTGAAGGAAGGAATCGCTGCTGTCAGCCACTCGTCTTCCCAGAATTGTCCACTCTGTGACTGCGACTGTGATTTTCAGCCTCTTCTATCCATTTCCCAAG GACTGAATAATGCTTCCTTTTCTG ATTGTGCTAAACATGATCCAGAAGTGAATGAGGATACACAAAAGAACTTTGCCGAACTACTATCTGAAGAATTAAAGACTCGAGAAGCAGAAAGTTTGGAAAATCAACGACGTGCTGACATGGCATTGCTTGAAGCTAAGAAGATGACTTCCCAATACCAGAAAGAGGCAGATAAATGCAATTCTGGAATGGAGACTTGTGAAGAGGCAAGAGAAAAGGCTGAAGCAGCTTTATTAAATCAGAAACAAGTTACTGCTATGTGGGAGCTGAGAGCTCGACAAAAAGGTTGGAGTGAGTCACAGTCTCAATCCTTGAGGTAA
- the LOC140966163 gene encoding ribonuclease 3-like protein 3: protein MASWLESLMSPAKTWALSRRLRKYGNILNSYLNGGTKAEAGIKPLPSLKEVEKIIGYSFNNHSLLDQAFTHPSYHKDCVSYERLEYVGDSVLNLLVAKEQFSMYPTLPPGSLTPLRAANVDTEKLARAAVQHNFHLYIRHENPVLKKRIQSFIDVIPKHPVHSHGLIDAPKVLADVVESTVGAVFIDSNCSIDTTWEIASYLLKPMITPESLQANAVKKLFEICQKYKLKVRLVDLWSQDGTYKVFVNNQLKGKGICHEKKEIALNRAANDAYKEVVRKMSMTTSPEANL, encoded by the exons ATGGCATCATGGTTGGAGTCTTTGATGTCTCCCGCGAAGACTTGGGCTCTCTCTCGACGCCTCCGCAAGTATG GAAATATATTGAATAGTTACCTGAACGGCGGCACCAAGGCCGAAGCTGGAATTAAGCCATTGCCGAGTCTCAAAGAAGTTGAGAAGATTATTGGTTACAGTTTCAATAACCATAGTTTACTGGATCAAGCATTTAcgcatccatcatatcataagGACTGTGTGTCGTATGAACGTCTCGAGTATGTAGGTGACTCGGTGCTTAATCTCTTAGTTGCAAAAGAACAATTCTCCATGTACCCAACCCTCCCACCAGGGTCATTAACTCCTCTTCGTGCTGCCAATGTTGACACCGAGAAGCTTGCACGTGCGGCTGTCCAGCACAACTTTCATCTATATATTCGTCATGAGAATCCAGTCCTTAAAAAACGA ATTCAGTCATTTATTGACGTTATTCCTAAACATCCTGTACATTCACATGGACTAATTGATGCTCCAAAGGTGCTTGCTGATGTCGTTGAATCCACCGTAGGGGCTGTCTTCATCGATAGCAATTGTTCTATTGATACGACATGGGAG ATTGCCAGCTATCTACTTAAACCCATGATAACTCCTGAAAGTCTTCAAGCAAATGCAGTGAAGAAGCTTTTTGAGATATGCCAAAAATACAAGCTGAAAGTTCGACTCGTGGATCTGTGGTCGCAAGACGGTACTTACAAAGTTTTTGTCAATAATCAACTCAAAGGTAAAGGTATCTGCCATGAAAAGAAGGAGATTGCATTAAACAGAGCTGCAAATGATGCTTATAAAGAAGTTGTTAGAAAGATGAGCATGACAACATCTCCTGAAGCTAACTTGTGA